A single Brienomyrus brachyistius isolate T26 chromosome 11, BBRACH_0.4, whole genome shotgun sequence DNA region contains:
- the prrg4 gene encoding transmembrane gamma-carboxyglutamic acid protein 4, with protein sequence MLLYLFLLCQILPSGQTACLRHLSQIGNSVERSDNVFLEEAGANNVLRRHLLFNRFDLEAFTPGNLERECFEEICNYEEAREVFENYPETDIFWKGYVEGYKDTNTSRLDVTALLVGIVVAGVSIFLIGLLIWYLCQLQYKNASPSSPRFSLQRNNASLMLTRLEEISLQPVGPHSEEMQPPGLPSYEQALATCGPHDAAPPPYPGSRPGSLSE encoded by the exons ATGCTATTATATTTATTTCTATTGTGCCAAATTCTTCCATCTGGACAAACGGCATGTTTAAGACACTTGTCTCAAATCGGAAACTCGGTGGAACGGTCAGATAATG TGTTCTTGGAGGAGGCTGGGGCAAACAACGTGCTAAGGCGGCATCTGCTGTTCAATCGATTCGACCTGGAGGCCTTCACGCCGGGGAACCTGGAGAGGGAATGCTTCGAGGAGATCTGCAACTATGAGGAGGCCCGGGAAGTCTTTGAGAATTACCCAGAGACA GATATCTTCTGGAAAGGCTACGTCGAAG GATACAAGGACACTAATACATCAAGACTAGATGTGACTGCTCTTTTGGTTGGCATCGTGGTGGCTGGGGTATCCATTTTCCTCATTGGTCTGCTGATCTGGTACCTCTGCCAGCTGCAGTACAAAAACGCCTCCCCTAG ttcCCCCAGGTTCTCTCTGCAGCGGAACAATGCATCCCTAATGCTTACGAGGCTGGAAGAGATCTCCCTGCAGCCTGTAGGTCCACATTCAGAGGAAATGCAACCCCCTGGGCTCCCCTCCTATGAGCAAGCCCTGGCAACGTGCGGGCCTCACGATGCCGCTCCGCCACCATACCCAGG GTCGCGACCAGGGAGTCTTTCAGAATGA